A DNA window from Drosophila biarmipes strain raj3 chromosome 2R, RU_DBia_V1.1, whole genome shotgun sequence contains the following coding sequences:
- the LOC127010960 gene encoding uncharacterized protein LOC127010960 codes for MIVLYWISGDPRRCKTLVSNRIGAILEASSPSQWRHVLTQENPADCTTRGLTPSQLKHHTLWWNGPHWLQLSEEHWPVNPVQSPKSELISGEQSLKHIGAHISYVKRFIYNTRHKKADRLTGPIQVSEFQQALFALVRMVQQEVYSEELSRLRSNKFLSKHNKLSQLSPFLDDEGLMRVKGRLKNALQLSISQRTPIILPKAHHLTILVIRNAHHNTLHGGVQLTLATIHQVFWIVNGKQAVKRILP; via the exons ATGATAGTGCTGTATTGGATCAGCGGTGACCCTAGGCGTTGCAAGACATTGGTGTCGAATAGAATAGGAGCAATCCTGGAGGCAAGCTCGCCATCGCAGTGGAGACATGTTCTTACGCAAGAAAACCCAGCAGATTGTACTACACGCGGACTCACCCCTTCCCAGCTGAAACACCACACGCTTTGGTGGAACGGACCACATTGGCTGCAGCTTTCAGAGGAGCATTGGCCAGTCAATCCAGTTCAGTCCCCAAAATCAGAACTTATTTCAGGAGAGCAATCCTTAAAGCACATCGGAGCCCACATTT CCTACGTCAAACGATTCATTTATAATACTCGTCACAAAAAAGCGGATAGACTCACCGGCCCTATTCAGGTATCTGAATTTCAACAGGCTTTGTTCGCACTGGTGCGGATGGTTCAACAAGAAGTCTATTCGGAAGAATTATCAAGACTACGATCCAACAAATTTCTATCCAAACACAACAAACTCAGCCAACTATCACCGTTTCTCGACGATGAGGGGCTCATGAGAGTTAAAGGCAGACTTAAGAATGCTTTGCAGCTCTCCATTTCTCAACGCACACCAATAATCCTTCCAAAGGCCCACCACCTGACGATTTTGGTTATAAGGAACGCTCATCACAACACCTTACATGGCGGTGTGCAACTAACTTTAGCTACAATTCATCAAGTTTTCTGGATCGTCAACGGTAAACAGGCAGTAAAAAGGATTCTGCCATAG